The Lolium rigidum isolate FL_2022 chromosome 2, APGP_CSIRO_Lrig_0.1, whole genome shotgun sequence genomic interval tgaatttgtttcataaattccatttcatattttattcttgttaagatttatttttcattcattaatccaatttttaatggatttttagagttgtatttgatttattaaaatttggtaaagttctggccttttattaaatgttaaaagaccaaaataccccctggacccatattgggcccagcccatttaCCTAAACCCAGGGACAGCCCAATAAGGCCAAtccccttttgggttcggtggcaCCGAACGGCCCACCacgctctcactcactcggccctctctcgcTTTTCGTCtctaaccctagcctctctcgcgacgccctggcgatggcgtcgccgccatggccgccgcctcgctccggccatcgccgagcttccccgccgtagccacctaccgattCGGAACCGCCGCGTGCggatctatcgatccgtccgcgtGGTTTTCCCTTTTGCTTCCTCTATCGGCGAATCGCCTCCGTTCGGATCTCGTGGAGATTcacctcgacgaactccggcaagctctcgtcctcgccgacgatggatACGCGCTCGGGGTTGACCTCGGCGCGGTGCCGCTCGCAGcactcgtgccgtcgcctcggtgcttgctacggtggtgctggttcgtgtccgggttcgccggcgtaacgtcggcgcctaccccggacttgcagctgttagggccaCGCGAGCAccgctcgccatgccctagcttctgcttccaggcgcaagtaagttgctgcacttcctcttcctcttctccatatCTGTGCACCTCCCCTTgttactgttcttcttcctcctcatgctctgtTGCTCTCTGGTGGTCCTGTGATCATGCAGAGACATGCTATTGCTGCGCAATCTTCCTGTGCTTATGTctactgcaagctcatggcccaattaccagttactggtactggcacatgtcgatttgcttgctatttatgctgtgcttgcttctctgctgctcctagcatgctctgtacttgccatgctctattgtgcttgctcaaaagctagctatgccatgctatgcttgacTGTGGCTTGCTTATTCTTACTGGGAtatcatacttgcttgtctaggtgtgctTGTGATgtatcagtgacacttgtgtgtgtgccagtggtgcctgtgatacGCTTCAGTGCTAtctatgcaagccaatgatccattggatcattccttgcttgttggctaacctctctgtgtagcttggcttgctataattgatccatttgatcaattcaatgttagtgatggcttactgattaatactgtggctaagtgattcaatttccttgtgatgctgatgctcaagcatcactatgctgttGCTTACTTAAGCTACTGGACTTGCTCCAGTGGCTATGGTGCAGTGATTAAACTGTGTTGCTTAATAGCATGTTACTGTtagtgcttagcatggatctgtgataaattcatgcttgtattaattaaattatgatgaactgcttatgcagtaatgatttaaatgacttgcttgcaaatgatttggctattcatgagtgtttagcaagcaattgaatctgaatccattcctggataatgatgtgctagGTTTGGCTTCCTTTTAAttgatgctaagtgtgatgtgacctcgtagccttgctaccgattggttgctcacttagttagttggatcttgtggctactcaacctttgcttgcatatttgggaatcatactagatatgaatgccaatatgcttgcctcgaTGAAAATCTAGGGTTAACGATGGTTCATAGCTAAGGATTTATCGTGTAGTCTTAGCCGCTAATCCTTGCCATCTACCGGTGCTATCTCGTGCATCTAATCTGGCTAGTGTGTGCACCTGtgcatatgtgctagtttctgtgtacaagatctgtacctagatgctttctatttttagtagcttttgactcggcaagtaatccttggtgaaaaccaagtgatgatctacccatatgagcatctcgctcatcccatgcttatttcatgcatatgtgatggatcagatccattggatctgtccggtatttggtataccttgttccagctcctagtgtgaaatatttggttgatgcggACTTGGGGTTTCGTTCTcgacccttcacctccagattctggttgatcttctcaggtcaccatgattcccggtggctaagttggttgtgttggtttctcgttcttggttatgaactcggatgaactgtgcttgttcttgcttcacccttacccggtgaTTTGCAAATGTGGTCGATCgtcatggttctagggtttgtgtgctatttatatggccTCTACTTCTTCCCCGGCCATGACACACGAGCTCATTTACTTTATGACTCATCATTTGCCTTGCCTTGCCGTTGCTTGCCTAGCAACGAGCCTTgctatggtgaaacttgagccctctgtgactgctcaggtttggtctgcctgATCCTATCCTGTGCTGtccaggttttggacaagcacaagtgtgcagtgacagtgttcactgtccaaactgaatttctgtgatgttttttcactctgtccaaactgaatttctaacacttaatATCCTGTCTAGcacttgtgatttgttttgcaggttttgaagttgagTATGACCAGAAGATGTCCTTcaagcatttagtctaggttttagtttaggaaaatcttgtaattttcctttttcattctcgtttattattatacatcaattcttgtatcaaaaatattgtaaagactatgtattctgtgttgatgatcaataaagctcaagttttggtttatgagctttgTATTATGCACTGTTTATATTCTTGATGAAATATtatttgatattcactttgaaattcaaagtgatttgaatttatatcttatgtttgaaattttaaattcattgtttatattgtgtgatgtttatagttaaatgtttaacacttatcaaatgcaaacattccccaaagtaacaagttacaaaagagatcatgtcgaaatttccctaactcacattgcctaatcctaagtgcaaaatgagagagaacctcgatccctcttaggtttagttgcaataaggcgcgaaaatttcccccgttttgcaatgaaatgcacatcccatttctaaatctacccttcgttgttcctatgttctgggttattacaatgtTCCCACATCCTCGCAGTATGCTGATATCTTCACCAAGGGTTTGCCATCGACTATCTTCACCGAGTTCCGCTCCAGCCTGAACGTCCGTGGTGCTCCCGCTCCGActgcgggggggggggtgttagacGTGTATTGTTAGGACACGTCTAGAGCAAACCGACTCAAAGAGTCCTACCTTATTTGTAGTCTAATTACCTTGGCAGCTAAGTCTCCTTGTACTATATAATCCCAACGTGGGATCAAATCAATCTAAGAGCAACAATTATATTTGCCTTCAACGAGGATAAGTTGCAGTCTCCATAACTGGAAGAATGCCCCAAATCTCCTAGGCATGCACAAGTGCATGTAAAAAACAGATGGTTGTTTGTTTCCACTTGATCACACCAGGAATAAAGAGGGGGACATGGATATTTTCTTCTTCTTATATTCTCTCTAGTTAAGGAAAGATGTTGCATAAGTTGCCATAAgaatttttgaattttcaaagGAAGTTTGGTTTCAAAATCCACTTATAATTTGGTCAAACAATATCATTTTCCAACAAAAAGGAAGCGTTCTAGAAGGAGAATCATGCAATGATGATTGATTAGTGCAACATTCCGCAAATTAAGGACTATGCAAAACAGCTAGGATCTGGAGCAGCCGTGTGCAAGGTAGTTGGCACGACCTCAATATGTTGGATCTTAAATTTGATCAACTTTTGGTATCTTGATATGTAAAAATCTCCAACGATCTCGCATTTTATGATTTTAGCTTCTCTGGATTGACCCCAACTTTACTCTATTCATCGTCCTAAGTTACATCAAAgtaaacaaattgaaacttacatAAAGTAAGGATTTTATAATGCTCATACTGTAAAATGAAATTAACAGTTATGCAAAAAAATGGAATGACATGTAAAGTTTTTCAAGCCAGATACAACTGGATGCCCTTGACATCCAAACTGACATGTTGAAGTGTTGGAAATATACTCGAGAGGAAATAATGAAGTTGTTATCATTCCATTTCCATGTTTATGATTATGTTTATATTCTATGATATAATTGTATCTATTCCTGAATGTGAGATTCAGAGGAAAATATGATTACATGTGTAAAATAATAAACACCAAAATAAATCCCTAGCCTTGTCTCTAGATTAGCTCATGTGTTATTGATGGTCTTGTTTTACCTACCATGAGTGTAAGTAAAGTGTTATGAGATTTCCGATGATATATGAGAGCACATTGTTAGGATGAACAATGTTGTTGGAAAGGCATCATTGATATACTACCATACATGTTGCCAATATGTTATCAGTAATTTCTCAAATGTTTTAATGTTTATTAGCTTCCTTCAACCATGGGAATATCAAAGACGTTGATACTAGATGGTTACTTCTTGTTGCATGTGTGAGAACGCGTACAATGGGGGCCTCACCCCCGTATTTGTTCGGTAGTGGGCGTAATGCAATGCGCTGCTACCCGGGATCGAGCTGAACACACATAAACACGAGGAATTTTACGTAGGTTCAGGTCGCACGAAGCGAATCCCTACGTCCTTCTTATCTGATTATTTTGGTgttcttccttctcctcatttCCACATCTAAGAGTTCAACACTCCAATCTTCCAATCCTTTGCTACAGTCTCATGGACCTCCTTTTATACCACAAGGGATTACCACATGGGCTAGTTGCATACTTGACACCTATACTAACAGGTGGCGACCGGCGGGAGAGAGGTGGAAGTTGAAAGAATAGATGTCCAACATGTGTGCCTGCTCCTTGTTGCCGATGCGACGTCCTTGAGCCGTCATGTCGCCTTGCTTCCACGCACAGGGTGGCAGGCGTACTTTGCCCGACGGGCATTGAATTCCTCTGCGCCTGTCCTAGGGAGATGGTGCCAAGTGCTGACATGCCGTTTCCAGGGAGGACACGTCTCCGAACCCCGGGAACGCGTTGAGCGAGTTGACCAAGTCGCAGTGTCTGTTCGCGTGGTTTCGCCGAGTCAAGGGTGCACAACACGGTCGTCTATAGCCGTACTACGAAGGGTTCCAGGGACGCCCGCCGGGAATGATTCGTTGCTTCCGGGGAGACCCACTGAGGCAAGCTCCTCGAAAATGTCTTGAGGTTAGCTTCAAAGACATCTTCAAGAAGCTCTGCCATATGAGTCTTCCTTGCCCAACCTTGGCGGAACTCTCATCATGGTGCACTTCCCTTGAAGATGTAGATCTTGTAGGTCTTCAAAGTATTTATACCTGGTGCATCTCTTCCGGCATTGTCGTCCTCTTTCGGCATGAAGTCGTGCCATCCATGCCTTATCGTCTTGAACAACAGCTCCACCCACACGTCTAGTATCGTGGTGACCCCCGTTCCCGCTACGTCGACACTTATGAAGAGATCACACATTAATTATAACTAGGTAATTATAAATGTGGCTTTCTGGTATACTGTAAAGTATGTCATTGCTCAGGCTGTGCAAACCACCGAAAATAAATATGAAAAATGTTCCTTATGATGAAAAAAGGTTCAAACCACTTCTCAATTAAATATGTGAGAATTTTTATGGTTATACAAATCCTGCTATCGATTACTATCGCGGAAGCTGTTCTTGAAATTTCAACATATGCTCAGACCATTGAAATGAAGAATGGGTAGAAGGATTAAAAAAGTGTGTTGGAGAGTCATAAGTGTTCCGGAAGGTCCTAGATGAATCTGGTGATGTTTGAAAGTGTCCAGGAAGATATTGGAAGGTACCAGAAGTTCCTAGAAGATTGTGTAAGGTTCTGAAACGTCTAGAAGGTTCCAACATATTCAAGAAGCGGAAGGTCCACTGGACTGCTTCCCCTCATTGCCTTGTGGGGCAAGGTTTCCATTGGCCGAATAGGAAAGAAAGAGGATAGTTTGAGTCTAACTAGAACTCCTCTCTCTTGGAAACAACCCAGCCAACTATATACAGAGAAGAAGGACACCCCAAAGGACACACAAGTCATAGCCATTGCCCCGCCTTGGTTGCATCTTAGCCCCAGAGCCCCAAATCCTAGGTGCCACACCTCCTCTCTCAAAGAGTCACGCTACCGGAATATACACCCCCTTCTAGATTTAATCTAGAGGGTAATCTCGAAGGCTCCAATCTTCATCAAGTTGGTTCTTCATCCCATTGGTGCGCTAGATCGCACAACAGCTGGTGTACACTGGAATGGTTGGAGGTGTCGTCTACTTCAAtgcttcatcatgatgatctCCGTGAGTAGAAAACTCGCGCGGCTAGGAGGTATAACCTAGGTGCTGGAGGGAGAGGACTTGATTGACAACATCATCAACTCTGTTGCGCTGACGTGATTGAATACTCCTCAAGGGTATAACCTCGTTGCTTGCACCTCGACAGTGATCTTGGTATGTTGTGTGTCGTAAAAAATTGTGTAGCCCGTTTCCCAACATGAAGGTGGAGTCTTTTCGGAGGTGACACTCTTGGACGGTAATGGAGGGGTGATTCGGAGGAAAAAAGGCTAAAAATTTGGAGGCATCTCTAGCATgatgttttattttttttctcgTATTTCAACCTTAGATATCTATTCATGTTGAATATAAGGCATTGTTTCTTTCATTTTGAGGTGTTTGCATGAGGCTTTTTTGATCTTTGTGGTGTGTTGGTTTCTATTTATACAAACAAAAAATCGAGAGAAACTCGTTTATCAAAATGAAAAACCTTGTATTCACATAATGCTGCCTGATGTGGCATCCTAGTCCGTGGCATGTCTACCTCGGATCTGGGCTCGGTCTTTCAAGATTCAACGATACTTGTTTTTTTGAGAGAATACGACACTTTATCTTTCAAGATTGGATGGCTCTTGATGTTGTTCAAACGTAGTAGAACTTTGCATGGTTTTCAAATCTGGTTCAGCGTGTCACAGAAATTAGATCTGAGTCAATTGTCACACTACGGTAACTTTTTTTTGCAGGAAAAGGAAGCCCTCGTATTCTTACAATATTGTCCTCCTCAGCATTCCACAAGAGTACCAGCAGTCCAAATGGTTCGAGGTAGGAATTTACTCGAAACTTTATATATCAGCTAGTTCTGGGAAGCCATTAGCCAATTTCATCCATTACAGGGTGTCATGCTGTATACACAGCACATTAGCATCTATCTTTAGGTGCATGCAACCAACCCACACAAACATGTGAAAGGTAATGGCCGGTACATACTAATCGACCCATATGCCAGGAAAAAACTTTCCTCATTGGCATGATTGGTGCCCTCCCTCCATCGCCAGATCAAAGGCCAGATGCTAAACCAGCTATGGCTAAAGCTAAAATCGGCTGAAACCGTTAGCTCTTGCCTATTAATCGTCCTCCATTGGCTTCTTGTGTCCCCCGAGCGCTTCTTCTAGGTTTCCTTCGCCTCCTTCTCGGCTCCGGACCCGGCGGCAGGTTGCGTGCCAGCTGACGGGGCCGATGGAGTTCAACGCCTCCTACTTCCACGCGTTCGGCAACCCCGACTTCGCGGCGGTCTTCTCCGGTGGCAGCGCGCAGGCCCTCCGGCCGCCGTGCCCctcggccggcggcgacggccacgGCGACGGAGCCAGCGTGAAGGCGGAGAAGGGAGCGGTGGCTAGgcaaagcaccaccgccaccccaTCGACCGTGACCTTTACGGTCCCGGACGAGGAGCTGGGAGAGGCGCAACACTTCCTCAACGAGTGCTCCCGCTGTCGCAAATGCCTCACCGGCGACATCTTCATGTACAGGTCAACTACTACGCCCACAATCGTCGTACGTCATGATAGAACCTGCGTAGCTTGCTCACAATATTGCTATTACGCCTTGCGTTCAGAGGGGACACGCCATTCTGTAGCGAGGAATGTAGGAGGAAGCAAATCGAGACGGAGAAGGCCAGACACCGGAGGAAGAAGCAAAACTCCCCAAAGGCGcaggcggctgtggcggcggctgtggcagcggcggcagcggagaGAGAGAACGAACCCCAGCGGCGACGACCGCAGCCACAGTAGAGCTCATCGGGCATTTCCCTATCCACGGTTTCAGCATGCATGCCTGCTGCAGAAGAGCGTGAGATCCTACGTACTACGGACAGAGGAAGAGCATATATCCTAGCTACACGTCGGGATTGGTAATACCACATACTATACATTTTTGAATCACTACCTGATATTCCCACCTTTTGTAATTTCTAGGGAAAATTGCTCCTCTTTTTGTTTGCTCCTGATTCAGATCACGGCCACTTGAAGAGCCTATGAGCCATTTTCTTCTGCTATGCGTctattgtatttttcacattttagTTGTTATTGTTTCCTTTACGAAAATCGTTGCTGCGCAATCTTAGATATGCTAAACCAGCATTATAGCCTCATCATTCATGGGCATGATAAACTAGCATCTCGGTCCGTCGAGGACCAACATTATAATGGTCAGTGTTAAGCACCAATGCTTATCTCTGTAAGACAATTCCTAGTTTAGCATCTTCCTTCTATAAATAAGCATTAGTGTGATAGGAAATGCCAGTTATAGCATCTCCATGAGAACTTTGCATTGTACGTGCTCAAAGATGTCTCCCCTCCCCGCTCATAGTAGTGTGATAGAAGAGGATTTTTTTAGTGATGTTAtgtcagaaactcaattcggcacatgggagcatatgcttctgCCACCggaaaaaacattttgaaatgttaaaaaactTTGAACAAAAATTTCCGCGCTTACGTATTGACATTCTATGTACATACATCAAGTTTTGaaaaaaaacaacattttttatgacttgtgtgaaaaaagacaaaaaaaagcaaaatttgtcttttttacacacaacAGTAAAACTGTCGATTTTCGGTGAAAtcactttgtgaacgtgtagaatttcgagaTGTACCTATTAAATTTTATGTCTGAACTTTTCAACATTTGAAAAGTGTATTTAAAATaaagtttaaaaaccgggagcatatgctcccgggtgccaaaacaccactccttaTGTTATGTCTCCTACAAACGTTAGTAAGGATGTAAACTGGTTTCCTTAACTCCCCAAAGCCCATCCCCCCCCCTCTCTTGTCTCTGCAGTAACTTGAGAGTCGCCTGTGTGCGGCTGGGCCGATCCAGGGTCATCTCTGCCGGAGTAGCCGTCCGGAGTAGGTCTCAGAGAGGCACCGGAATAGCTAGGGTTagttttaggtttaggtttagttttgttgctGCTTTTACCTATGTGGAGATTGGCGTTATGCAATTAGGGGTTCGACCACGATGGAGTTGGAGCGGCTCCCGATGGTCTGTGGTGGCGTGGCTGCTGGCCGCGGTGCTCCTATGGAAGGAGCcggaggcggacggcggcggcgcgtcgatGACCTCTTCAATAAAGCTCGCCTGCTCTTCACCAGGTCTgggtgatttcgtcatgcttcctcctctctctctcgtcaTCGCGGTGGTGGAGATTGGGAGGGGATCCCTGATGACATCGCTGTTGTCGGATCTGCTGAAGGGAATCATGGAGCTGTTCTTCTCTGCGCGCATCACGCAGTGGCCAAGCTCGTCACCGTGTTCTTTGCCAAGATGGTGGCCCCTCTTCCTGAACCTCCATGGCGGAGGCCCTGATGGTCGGCTGCTAGAGTTCGA includes:
- the LOC124687357 gene encoding FCS-Like Zinc finger 6-like yields the protein MEFNASYFHAFGNPDFAAVFSGGSAQALRPPCPSAGGDGHGDGASVKAEKGAVARQSTTATPSTVTFTVPDEELGEAQHFLNECSRCRKCLTGDIFMYRGDTPFCSEECRRKQIETEKARHRRKKQNSPKAQAAVAAAVAAAAAERENEPQRRRPQPQ